In the Agrococcus sp. Marseille-Q4369 genome, one interval contains:
- a CDS encoding cystathionine gamma-synthase gives MNNDHHASHGFSTRAIHDGQPFDPRTGAVIPPIFMTSTFVQDGVGGFRDGYEYSRGGNPSRDALQQQLTSLEGGTHAFAFGSGLAAEDAILRAVLQPGDHVLMGNDVYGGTHRLVSQIHSRWGVEISTADASDLDAVRAGLRRNTKILWVETPSNPLMKVADIAGLAELGHSAGAIVVADNTFATPYLQQPLGLGADVVVHSTTKYIGGHSDLVGGAVVTADASLAERIGFQQFAVGAVNSPFDAWLTSRSLKTLAVRVERHCQNAQLVAESLVGHPAVTAVHYPGLADHPQHELAARQMRGFGGMVSLQLAGGKAAALELVRHTGVFQLAESLGGIESLVCFPSEMTHASVKGTELAVPEDLLRLSVGLEDAGDLVADLQQALGKLA, from the coding sequence ATGAACAACGACCACCACGCATCCCACGGCTTCTCGACCCGCGCGATCCACGACGGCCAGCCCTTCGACCCGCGCACGGGCGCCGTCATCCCGCCGATCTTCATGACCTCGACGTTCGTGCAGGACGGCGTGGGCGGGTTCCGCGACGGCTACGAGTACTCGCGCGGCGGCAACCCCTCGCGCGACGCGCTGCAGCAGCAGCTCACGAGCCTCGAGGGCGGCACGCACGCGTTCGCGTTCGGCTCCGGGCTCGCCGCGGAGGACGCGATCCTGCGCGCCGTGCTGCAGCCGGGCGACCACGTGCTCATGGGCAACGACGTGTACGGCGGCACGCACCGGCTCGTCTCGCAGATCCACTCCCGCTGGGGCGTCGAGATCTCCACCGCCGACGCATCCGACCTCGACGCCGTGCGCGCGGGGCTCCGGCGGAACACGAAGATCCTGTGGGTCGAGACGCCCTCGAACCCGCTCATGAAGGTCGCCGACATCGCCGGGCTCGCCGAGCTCGGTCACTCCGCCGGCGCGATCGTCGTCGCCGACAACACCTTCGCGACGCCCTACCTGCAGCAGCCGCTCGGGCTCGGCGCCGACGTCGTCGTGCACTCGACGACGAAGTACATCGGCGGGCACTCCGACCTCGTCGGCGGCGCGGTCGTGACGGCGGATGCGTCGCTCGCCGAGCGCATCGGCTTCCAGCAGTTCGCGGTCGGCGCGGTCAACAGCCCGTTCGACGCGTGGCTCACGAGCCGCTCGCTCAAGACGCTCGCCGTGCGCGTCGAGCGGCACTGCCAGAACGCGCAGCTGGTCGCCGAGTCGCTCGTCGGCCACCCGGCCGTCACTGCGGTGCACTACCCGGGCCTCGCCGATCACCCGCAGCACGAGCTCGCGGCGCGGCAGATGCGCGGCTTCGGCGGCATGGTGTCGCTGCAGCTCGCGGGCGGGAAGGCCGCGGCGCTCGAGCTCGTGCGGCACACCGGGGTCTTCCAGCTCGCCGAGTCGCTCGGCGGCATCGAGTCGCTCGTCTGCTTCCCCTCCGAGATGACCCACGCATCCGTCAAGGGCACCGAGCTCGCCGTGCCGGAGGACCTGCTGCGGCTCTCGGTCGGCCTCGAGGATGCCGGCGACCTCGTCGCCGACCTGCAGCAGGCGCTCGGGAAGCTGGCGTAG
- a CDS encoding MFS transporter: MTLPTAEGLSRSERLDRLPFTRAHGRLLGTSGIGWALDAMDVGLISFVIAALAQQWSLTATESSWIASIGFVGMAIGATVGGLLADRIGRRSVFALTLLVYGLATGASALVGSLAALLVLRFVVGLGLGAELPVASTLISEFAPKRIRGRVVVWLEAFWALGWIAAAVIGTFVVGADDDGWRWGLAIGMAPAIFSIVVRWGMPESVRFLESKRRITEAERTVRRFEQAAGVAAPLDDETTDASARPSAHASVASAPVADADRVSIWSPALRRRTIALWAVWFCINFSYYGAFIWIPSLLVEAGFPLVRSFGFTLIITLAQLPGYATAAFLIERWGRRPTLTAFLAGSALAAAWFGTASTEGMIIAAGCALSFCNLGAWGALYAIGPELYPTNVRGTGTGAAAGFGRIASIIAPLAVPPLLGLGGPLLLFAVFAAAFAIAAVAAWTLPERRGAALE, translated from the coding sequence GTGACCCTCCCGACCGCCGAAGGCCTCAGCCGCTCCGAGCGGCTCGACCGGCTGCCCTTCACTCGCGCCCACGGCCGCCTGCTCGGTACGAGCGGCATCGGCTGGGCGCTGGACGCGATGGACGTCGGCCTCATCTCGTTCGTCATCGCGGCGCTCGCGCAGCAGTGGAGCCTCACGGCGACCGAGTCGAGCTGGATCGCCTCGATCGGCTTCGTCGGCATGGCGATCGGCGCGACGGTCGGCGGCCTGCTCGCCGACCGGATCGGCCGCCGCAGCGTCTTCGCGCTCACGCTGCTGGTCTACGGGCTCGCGACGGGCGCCTCGGCGCTCGTCGGCTCGCTCGCGGCCCTGCTCGTGCTGCGCTTCGTCGTCGGGCTCGGCCTCGGCGCCGAGCTGCCGGTCGCCTCGACGCTCATCAGCGAGTTCGCGCCCAAGCGCATCCGCGGTCGCGTCGTCGTCTGGCTCGAGGCGTTCTGGGCGCTCGGCTGGATCGCCGCCGCGGTCATCGGCACCTTCGTCGTCGGCGCCGACGACGACGGCTGGCGCTGGGGGCTCGCGATCGGCATGGCGCCGGCGATCTTCTCGATCGTCGTGCGCTGGGGCATGCCGGAGTCGGTGCGCTTCCTCGAGTCGAAGCGGCGCATCACGGAGGCAGAGCGCACCGTGCGGCGCTTCGAGCAGGCGGCGGGGGTCGCCGCGCCGCTCGACGACGAGACGACGGATGCGTCGGCGCGGCCGTCGGCGCACGCCTCGGTCGCGTCGGCCCCCGTCGCCGACGCCGATCGCGTCTCGATCTGGTCGCCCGCGCTCCGCCGCCGCACCATCGCGCTGTGGGCGGTCTGGTTCTGCATCAACTTCTCGTACTACGGCGCGTTCATCTGGATCCCGTCGCTGCTCGTCGAGGCCGGCTTCCCGCTCGTGCGCTCGTTCGGGTTCACGCTCATCATCACGCTCGCGCAGCTGCCCGGCTACGCGACGGCAGCGTTCCTCATCGAGCGCTGGGGACGACGCCCGACGCTCACGGCCTTCCTCGCCGGCTCGGCGCTCGCCGCCGCGTGGTTCGGCACCGCGTCGACCGAGGGCATGATCATCGCCGCCGGCTGCGCCCTCTCGTTCTGCAACCTCGGCGCATGGGGCGCGCTCTACGCGATCGGGCCCGAGCTCTACCCGACGAACGTGCGAGGCACCGGCACGGGCGCCGCGGCGGGCTTCGGCCGCATCGCCTCGATCATCGCGCCGCTCGCCGTGCCGCCGCTGCTCGGCCTCGGGGGCCCGCTGCTGCTGTTCGCGGTGTTCGCGGCGGCGTTCGCGATCGCGGCGGTCGCCGCGTGGACGCTCCCCGAGCGGCGCGGCGCCGCGCTCGAGTAG
- a CDS encoding SRPBCC family protein, translating into MSEQLRIPDDVEHAEVIGFVEMTTDALWPLWTTAEGLERWWWPMFDDTRYEIDGREGGSYRIQTGDGGFGVQGRYLQLDEGERIAQSWIWLSGDEQGAREELVTVDFAEVEGGVRIVVRQTAPIDEVDDFQQGWQDCLTRLEELVDD; encoded by the coding sequence ATGAGCGAGCAGCTGCGGATCCCCGACGACGTCGAGCACGCGGAGGTCATCGGCTTCGTCGAGATGACGACGGATGCGCTGTGGCCGCTGTGGACGACGGCCGAGGGCCTCGAGCGCTGGTGGTGGCCGATGTTCGACGACACCCGCTACGAGATCGACGGCCGGGAGGGCGGCTCGTACCGGATCCAGACGGGCGACGGCGGCTTCGGTGTGCAGGGGCGCTACCTGCAGCTCGACGAGGGCGAGCGCATCGCGCAGTCGTGGATCTGGCTCTCCGGCGACGAGCAGGGCGCGCGCGAGGAGCTCGTGACGGTCGACTTCGCCGAGGTCGAGGGCGGCGTGCGGATCGTCGTGCGGCAGACAGCGCCGATCGATGAGGTCGACGACTTCCAGCAGGGATGGCAGGACTGCTTGACGCGGCTCGAGGAGCTCGTCGACGACTGA
- a CDS encoding amidohydrolase codes for MLLAIVNAQVVPVEGQEFEGTVLVRDGRIAELGTDVAVPEGATVIDAAGAQVTPGLVDAHVHLGVHPEGDGPTGSDTNEMTNPNTAGVRTIDAIDPFDEGFDLALAGGVTTVNVNPGSGNPIGGQATTLHTHGRIVDHMVLREPAGLKSALGENPKRVYGDKKQTPSTRLGTAKIIRDAFVAAQNYQRKHNDVDAGATAEVDLTMEALGKVLRREIPWRQHAHRADDIVTALRLQAEFGYDLIIDHGTEAHVVADLLAERGVPVLIGPLFTTKSKMELRKRSIANPGKLAKAGVELSIITDHPVIPISFLVHQASLAVREGLDRETALRAITINPAKTLGVAHEVGSIEVGKRADLVVWGGDWMDPMARPRTVLIDGRVVFEHDAATGEERVAPRDEVPLALPAA; via the coding sequence ATGCTGCTCGCCATCGTCAACGCCCAGGTCGTGCCCGTCGAGGGCCAGGAGTTCGAGGGCACGGTGCTCGTGCGCGACGGTCGGATCGCCGAGCTCGGTACCGACGTCGCGGTGCCCGAGGGAGCGACCGTCATCGACGCGGCTGGCGCGCAGGTGACGCCCGGTCTCGTCGACGCGCACGTGCACCTCGGCGTGCACCCCGAGGGCGACGGGCCGACGGGGAGCGACACGAACGAGATGACGAACCCGAACACCGCGGGCGTGCGCACGATCGACGCGATCGACCCCTTCGACGAGGGCTTCGACCTCGCGCTCGCGGGCGGTGTGACGACCGTGAACGTCAACCCGGGCTCCGGCAACCCCATCGGCGGCCAGGCCACGACCCTCCACACCCACGGCCGCATCGTCGACCACATGGTGCTGCGCGAGCCGGCGGGCCTCAAGAGCGCGCTCGGCGAGAACCCGAAGCGCGTGTACGGCGACAAGAAGCAGACGCCGTCGACCAGGCTCGGCACCGCGAAGATCATCCGCGACGCCTTCGTCGCCGCGCAGAACTACCAGCGCAAGCACAACGACGTCGACGCCGGCGCGACCGCCGAGGTCGACCTCACGATGGAGGCGCTCGGCAAGGTGCTCCGCCGCGAGATCCCGTGGCGCCAGCACGCCCACCGCGCCGACGACATCGTCACGGCGCTGCGCCTGCAGGCCGAGTTCGGCTACGACCTCATCATCGACCACGGCACCGAGGCGCACGTCGTCGCCGACCTGCTCGCCGAGCGCGGCGTGCCCGTGCTCATCGGCCCGCTCTTCACGACGAAGTCGAAGATGGAGCTGCGGAAGCGATCGATCGCGAACCCCGGCAAGCTCGCGAAGGCCGGCGTCGAGCTCTCGATCATCACCGACCACCCGGTGATCCCCATCTCCTTCCTCGTGCACCAGGCATCCCTCGCCGTGCGTGAGGGGCTCGACCGCGAGACCGCCCTGCGCGCGATCACGATCAACCCCGCGAAGACGCTCGGCGTCGCGCACGAGGTCGGCTCGATCGAGGTCGGCAAGCGCGCCGACCTCGTGGTGTGGGGTGGCGATTGGATGGACCCGATGGCCCGCCCCCGCACCGTCCTGATCGACGGACGAGTCGTCTTCGAGCACGACGCCGCCACGGGCGAGGAGCGCGTCGCGCCGCGCGACGAGGTGCCGCTGGCGCTGCCCGCCGCGTGA
- a CDS encoding multidrug effflux MFS transporter, with product MTGAPGESMSRGRRFRVLLVLGLLAGLGPFTIDLYLPAFPAVKDTFATTDAMVQLTLSATTLGFALGQLVVGPLSDRVGRRGPLLVATSVHAVASVGVAIAPDIATLLALRVVQGFGAAAGTAVAIAMVRDLFGGRRLTTALSRLALVIGIAPIAAPVIGSWLMGVMEWRGLFWVLAAYAVAVIGLQLLVLRETLPAHLRQPGTRVPLRQQYRAVLTDRVFVGVAIIGASIFGGMFAYLSTSSLLLQEVYGFTPGQFGLVFAICSVAVLCGTQSAGVAANRWGAQWVLAVSTALLIVGATLIVVLDVAGAGVPGLVPPLALFAFAFGLSMPCVQTLALANHSREAGTAASLLGALNMSIAGLVSPIVGLFRVESAVPMGVIMLACGVLATLSLWLVVRPREVPPIE from the coding sequence GTGACGGGGGCGCCCGGCGAGTCGATGTCGCGGGGCCGGCGCTTCCGGGTGCTGCTCGTGCTCGGCCTGCTCGCCGGGCTCGGACCCTTCACGATCGACCTCTACCTCCCGGCGTTCCCGGCCGTGAAGGACACCTTCGCGACGACGGATGCGATGGTGCAGCTGACCCTGTCGGCAACGACCCTGGGCTTCGCGCTCGGCCAGCTCGTCGTCGGTCCGCTCTCTGACCGCGTCGGCCGGCGGGGGCCGCTGCTCGTCGCGACGAGCGTGCACGCGGTCGCGAGCGTCGGTGTCGCGATCGCGCCCGACATCGCGACGCTCCTCGCGCTGCGTGTTGTGCAGGGGTTCGGCGCCGCCGCCGGCACGGCGGTCGCGATCGCGATGGTGCGCGACCTCTTCGGCGGACGGCGGCTCACGACGGCGCTGTCGCGGCTCGCGCTCGTCATCGGCATCGCCCCGATCGCGGCCCCCGTCATCGGCTCGTGGCTCATGGGGGTCATGGAGTGGCGAGGACTGTTCTGGGTGCTCGCCGCCTACGCGGTGGCCGTGATCGGCCTGCAGCTGCTCGTGCTGCGCGAGACGCTGCCCGCGCACCTGCGGCAGCCGGGTACCCGGGTGCCGCTGCGGCAGCAGTACCGCGCGGTGCTGACCGACCGCGTGTTCGTCGGCGTCGCGATCATCGGCGCGAGCATCTTCGGCGGCATGTTCGCGTACCTCTCGACCTCGTCGCTGCTGCTGCAGGAGGTCTACGGCTTCACGCCCGGCCAGTTCGGGCTCGTCTTCGCGATCTGCTCGGTCGCCGTGCTGTGCGGCACGCAGTCGGCGGGTGTGGCCGCGAACCGCTGGGGCGCGCAGTGGGTGCTCGCGGTGTCGACCGCTCTGCTCATCGTGGGCGCGACGCTCATCGTCGTGCTCGACGTCGCAGGGGCGGGAGTGCCGGGCCTCGTGCCGCCGCTCGCGCTGTTCGCCTTCGCGTTCGGGCTCTCGATGCCGTGCGTGCAGACGCTCGCGCTCGCGAACCACAGCCGGGAGGCAGGCACCGCCGCGTCGCTGCTCGGGGCGCTCAACATGTCGATCGCCGGGCTCGTGAGCCCGATCGTCGGCCTCTTCCGCGTCGAGAGCGCCGTGCCGATGGGCGTGATCATGCTCGCGTGCGGCGTGCTCGCAACGCTGTCCCTGTGGCTCGTCGTGCGACCGCGCGAGGTGCCTCCGATCGAGTGA